Proteins co-encoded in one Candidatus Poribacteria bacterium genomic window:
- a CDS encoding LamG domain-containing protein: MRTLVYSLLILTVCVGSIYAELPKDIVFLATFDEGKGDALTDLSGNGNDGTVDGKADWIDGEFEKGFNFDGKTFITVENAAPLKELSHPMSVGAWINPDGITNWQNIVEMDGGAGWKFGFHGSKRVVWTTYHVKDFIGQTTIAEGEWSHVAATWDGKEAIIYINGEEDDGGPIAGGGVIDVSGEPSLDIGYRRTSSSSHFIGGMDELWVSNEVKSQKEIQEFMNSGFNTILAVDPAHKLAVTWGKLKAN, translated from the coding sequence ATGCGAACTTTAGTCTATTCACTCCTCATCTTAACAGTATGTGTCGGAAGCATATACGCTGAACTACCGAAAGATATTGTGTTCCTTGCCACATTCGACGAGGGGAAAGGAGATGCCCTCACCGACCTCTCAGGCAATGGAAATGATGGGACTGTTGATGGAAAAGCAGATTGGATTGATGGCGAGTTTGAGAAAGGTTTTAATTTTGACGGTAAGACGTTTATTACAGTCGAAAACGCGGCACCTCTAAAGGAACTCTCGCATCCTATGAGTGTCGGGGCATGGATAAATCCTGATGGAATTACCAATTGGCAGAATATCGTGGAGATGGACGGCGGAGCCGGGTGGAAATTTGGGTTTCACGGTTCAAAGAGGGTCGTCTGGACAACGTATCATGTCAAAGACTTTATTGGGCAAACCACGATTGCTGAAGGCGAATGGAGTCACGTCGCCGCAACTTGGGATGGCAAAGAAGCGATTATTTATATCAACGGCGAAGAAGACGACGGGGGTCCAATTGCTGGCGGCGGGGTCATTGATGTTTCTGGAGAACCCAGCCTTGACATCGGATATCGGCGGACTTCTAGCTCATCTCATTTTATTGGCGGTATGGACGAACTCTGGGTTTCTAATGAGGTGAAGTCTCAAAAGGAAATTCAGGAATTTATGAATTCTGGGTTTAACACAATTCTCGCTGTAGATCCGGCACATAAACTCGCGGTGACATGGGGAAAACTCAAAGCCAATTGA